Part of the Anopheles coluzzii chromosome 3, AcolN3, whole genome shotgun sequence genome is shown below.
GATATAAACTCTGGTATTGAAGTTGAACAATATTGTATCTTGAAGCGATTGTATACCCGGAATGTGTTTCTATTGCAACATAAACAATTGACTCTTCCGCATGGAAGCAACACAAATCAACATGTTCGTAGTGCGCTGTACAGTACAGCCTTCAGCAATACCGCACGCTCGAGCCACAAGCATCCTAATATGTTTTATATAACTAAATATCTCTATGGTCAATATCGATCGAAAGGTTTATCATGTATGTTTCTACACACAGTACTGGTTTACGGTTAAaacaaagcgatcgaaaacgaTCACCTGTCTACAAAGACAATCAATATGTCGCTTATGTCTTTACATGGAACCCGGGTGTGATATTAGGGAGTGGAATTTCTTAGTGATAATATTTCTTCAACTGTATTGCAGCGTAAACTCTTCTTCGACCTTTCAAAGCACGTTTCTCAACACTGCGCTATCATGGAGATAAGCCAAGTCAGGTACCCCAGAGCACTGCTTCTGATGTGTCTTATAcgatttttgtaaaaaaaaagaaaagttatTGGTAAATTACTTTACAGAGTATTTTTTGGCAACactaatgaataaaaatgcttttaaagCATCCATACGAAAGTGAATCGGAATTCGATTGGAGGTAATAGCTATTGGTTTTAGGCACCAAATTTTactgaacaaaaaataaataaaacaatttcaattggAATATGGGAGTGTTTGTGAGTAACTAAAATGAGcaatttttgtattattttagatcaggggtctccaaactacggcaagcgggccgcatgcgaccatcaagagcttataatgcggcccacgatgactttgccagagttaatataaatattacgttattatgactttttcacataaaattgtattttttacttttcttagacaaaaatcaagctttagtaacgCGAAGCTGTACAAGTaacgttagtattttgttataaaaacgagatttaaacgtttaatcatcagttaaaggtagcgtcaaatggcccccaacattgttatttttaaagcaatgcggcccgcgaactgaaaagtttggaggcccctgttTTAGATATATAATCAGGTAAGTTATTAATGTTTTACGTGATATTTATAGTTTTTCCTCAATTTTACACTAAATATAGTTGTAGAGAAATGAGAAAGCAGTCAAAAGACGAAAAATCAACCCTTCTGTGTATCTTCCGCATTTCAAATGTAACGCTTAAAACAACCGTTATTTGGCTGCGTACAGCGGTGTAGCTGGCTGCATCCGTTAACATATGTAACGCCCACCAGTGGTCGTGCATCGATTGAAATGAtgttgaatttaatttcaaatatttttttttatttcgaaaagctgcatatttaaaaaaataatatctaTCGTAAGGTAACTGAGCAAATTATTAAACTATTTATATTGTATCCTGCTTTCGCTGTACCGCAATGATTATGATGTCTGACTTTTATTGCTTGACCTGTGTTTTGGGACAAAcacaattaaattcaaatcaaaggTGATCATTACTCATTAAGACTACAGACATACTTTGTGCCGGTTGTTTTAAAACTGTCTCGTGGCAATGAAATCTAATTGGACTTGAACACCTTTAAAGGACACACGCGATAATGCCTGCATTTCTACATCCAGACAACAGTTCTaagaacagagagagagagagagaacagtTTCATTTTCTCCTCTTTCTATTTCTACTGCTCTCTTCGCCGGCAAATGGCACCGTTAGGACTCACCGTTTAAACAACATCTTGTTTTGTCTAAAGTCCTTATCCGGATTCCAGCTCGTGCCACAAATCCCCTGCAAACTGATTCTAGGAATCATCTATCAGATCGCGACGCGATTAGCCGGACGAACGATCGTACAATCTATCGGGTGGATGATTTCATAAGCGTAAGTAACAGTTTGCGGATGAAGGTGCCAGTTACTggatgaaagcaaaaacaaaacaatgttgTGCTACAAATTCTAACCGGTGTGTTAAATAGACAACAGGCTAGCGGGACAGCTCGCTGGTGCGCCCCGAGGAGGTAGGGTAATACAATGTTTAGTAAACACATGGCAATGGGTGGATCTTGTTATTAGCCGACGTTCACGTGAGGCAAAAATTAAACCTTCCATAGACCGCCAACACCGTCGACAAGTACCAAGGGACGTCAATGTGGTATCGATGAACCTCCTCTAGGCCATACACTTAGTCGCTCCATTGGTTTAATTGGCTCAGTTCTGCGGTAAACAACGCgcatgtttgtgttgttttacgcatgtaaaattgtaaaattttcCCACTGCCCACACCGCATCAACAAGCGGCGGtggttgttggttgttttaGCAAACAAGACAAAGCCGTTACCACCGAATTTCTTAAAGTCACCCCTGTTCCCTTATCAAGCGAGAGGGTGAGCAACATGTTTACTGCAGTCCAGTCGAGCCGACAACATTAACTCCTGAATCACTTCCCCAaccgtgtttgggtgtgtttatgtgtgtgagtgtgtgtatgcttggTTTCTACGCAGTGCATCATCGGTCAAGGATTGTCCTCATAATTGGTAAGATCGTCAGTGACAACACCAGAGCCTTACCTCATCACATAAAAGGGAAGCGACAGCCAGCAGCGCAACACAGGTAAGCACGTGGTCGCTGGTGTTGCAACCGTTTGGAAGCGAATTGACACACAATTCGCATTGTATCGCACAAATGTCCGGCCGACCGTCTTATGTCGATCATCAATCAATTCAGGTATGCAGGTATTGTCCTCGCGGtggcaaaaaaatacatacacacacacacaaaaagtgcATTACAAATGATTCTTCCCTCCCCTTCTTCGGTACACTTGCAATTGCAGCTTACAGCGGAGGCTGTAAACGTAGAGTAACAGGCAAGACGAGCCACGAACTGAGAAGCGACGACAATGACGATAATGCTTCCCCTGTCGATGGCCGACTGTGTCGATTAGACAACAATTCGGACCGAACCGGACTGATAATGGGAAATTCGAGCCACCGAGCCACTGGCAGGAGGTAAGACGGACGAACGATTAGCACCGGGCACACGGGGGCAAGCCCGCGTTGTAGAATGAACAAGCGAACCGATCGCGCACGAAGAAGAGCCCAACGATCTCGGGCCGTGGCAGTGGGGAAAAATCTTCGCGATTCTCGCTGCCGTGCCCCATTTAAGCGGTGGCAGTGGCCAAGGTAAGACTAGCAGCCGTCCAGTCAGGAGTGTTGACAAGTGAGTTGCAGCAGCAAGTGGCAGCAGCAAGTGTGAGTGATAAGTGGAGTGATTTTTTGCGAATTTGGTGAACGTTCGTTATTAGTTCCGGTGATTAGAAATCGAGTAAGTGATCGACAAAAAGAGGCTAGAATTTACATGGAAATTAGGATTAGTGTAGCATCTACACATATTTTGGGGAAGAATGTTTGTGATTGTGTGCATGCGAAGAAGTGAGTGAAAGTGTTACACCAGCAGTGATAGGAGTGACTTAAAGAGGAATGTGCTCACAACACATGGGAATCATTGCTGTGAGGTGATCTTCAGATGTCTTTGAAGATCGCTTTTATAGTCTATGTTATAAGAGGGGTTTAAATATGTTGTTCTAAATAGTTGATGATGTTGTTATATGAAGATTCTAGTATGTTGCTCATAATCCATACCACAAGCAAGATGAAACATCTCTCTCCATCGTAATCAAATTGGAATAGCTTGGACCATTGTCTGAAGATCTTTAAAGGCCTTTGACCTCTAGTGCAAAGTGCTTTTTTATACATTGTACCTCCATGTACTAAGTGCTTATAACAAACATATCAGCTCATAAAGGAACTTGAAGCCTACTTGGACTTCGGAAGAATAAAGATCGTTTGAGAGCATTACTGCcatttttcaatcaattaatcTAGGTTTTAAGTGCATTAAAAAGATCGCCAACTAATGAAGACGTCTCACAGTCAAATAAAAACTACAATTTCCGGTCCATTTCCAATTTcaaatcatttcatttaatgCTCAATGAAATTCTTCCTTACTCCCTGCGCAACCATCTGCCGCAgagtggtgatgatgatcacGGACAGTGTACCACGTCATCGTTATCTCGCCACCGGGGTTCATCATCCCGTTTCTTGTTCTTGGCTGCTTGGCTTGGCCTGGCTCCTGTCAACAACCAAGACTTCCATCGTGGTTGCGTGGTACTGCAAAAACGGTTCTGTTTTTGTGACAGAGCCCGCAGGCAACACCCCTGATAACCTTTCTAACCAGAACCTGCCTTATAGCGTAGGTCTGCCTTATGAGCGTAGTGCACACAGCTGGGGCTGGGGAAATTCCGCATCCGCGGGTACGTGCAGTGTGGCACGTTCGCTTTCTGTCCGGAGTGTCCCGGACAGTCAGAAAGCCGGTCTGCTTTCCCATTGTTGTCCAATCAAAATTGTAGGATGCTATTTTGGGGATGCAATAGAATTTAATCGATCGTTTGACACCTGTCCGTCGATTGGTTCAGGTCATCTTTTTGCCGTATCGAACCTGCTTGATTAGATAATCCAAATAGCAGCCGATGGGTGCCATTCGATTGCTAGATTGTAAAttggcaaaaaagcaaaagaaaaaaaccacccGCTTATCAGCATTAGTAGGGCTGTCACTTTTTGGGCAATTCGTCTAACTTTGAGGACAAGGGCATACGAAAACGGGATTCGCCCGAGCGATTAGCGTTCGCCtgttttttgccttttgccGATTGAACCTATTGAATTGGGACAGAATGATGATAAGCAACCGCAAGAGGGATCGTAAATGGCCCGCGGAAATGCGAATGTCACGCTACGACCCACAGACTCGCTGGTATCTGGGCAAAGAACAGGGcgcaacaaaacgaacaacagCACAGCTTCCGCACGTAGTCGACGACGTCATCGTCGCGCATACAACAGCTGTCAATCCAGTGGTGGATGGTTTTAAACCGGTTCCCACTGGCCTTTGTGGATGCCTTCTTATCATGGGGGCCTCATCCGTCATTTTCAGCGAATGGGCACATCTAAACAGAGGAAAGGATAAGCGTAATAACAGAGCAGTTGTAGTAAATGTGTTACAATTGCAGCCAAACATCCATTGACGAAccggttttcgtttttttagcGAGTGAGGGAGAACGCATTGTGGTCGTGTTGATGAACCCTGAAGTATGTAGAATGGGGTAACGGAGGTTCACCTTCACCAGGGTTGCCAGGTCAGGCTGGGAAATGATTCATGCAATTTGTGGTAGAATGGTAGAAGCGAAGAATTGAAGAAAAGCTATTTTCTGCAAAGCTCCGTCCGACGTTGATTGCTACATGCAACGGTCAATTATTAACCTACTTTTGATGTGTCTTGCTTCTTCCTCAAATCATGCTTTCTAGGAGTGGGTTCGAATTGAACCGTTTTACCTTTACCTATCCGGAGAAGCGCATCCGCCATCGAAGCAACCAAACCCGGAAACTCCGCACTTGACCCAACACACCACTTCCAAGATGATGTCCAGAAAGCTGATCGATGAAAGCCGGGAAGGATACCTGGAGAATGAAAACTCCCCCTTCCTGATCAGCAACTACGGGTACGGCAAGGACAGCGTGAAGGTGATGCACGTGGTGCGCAACGGGCTGGTGCACACGATAAAAGAGTTTGAGGTGGGCACAAAGCTGAAGCTACGCAGCCAGAAGGACTATCTTGAGGGTAAGCAGTGTGCCGAAGCCAACTTCCTGCGAGAGCCTAATGGAATGCTTGTTTATGGTTTTTCCCCCATCTCTCGATGCTGGCAGGTGATAACAGCGACATTGTGGCAACGGATTCGCAGAAAAACACCGTCTACCTGTTGGCGCGCAAGCACGGCCTCAAGTCACCGGAAGAGTTTGGCATCCTGCTGTGTCATCACTTTCTCAGCAAGTACTCGCACGTGGAGGAGGTGTCGATACACATCGAGGAGTATCCGTGGTCGCGGATGGGCTTCGGTACCGGCCCGTACAAGGATCTGCATAATCACGCGTTCGTCTTCACGCCGACCGCCATCCGGTACACGGACGTCACGCAGAAGCGAACCGGTAAGCGAAACAGGGGCGTGATAATTCAATTTTCCGCTAGTGTCACTTATGCTCTATTTTCAATCTTCTGATCCGGTCCAGAAATCAAACCGACCGTCATCAGTGGGCTGACGGATTTGCGCGTCCTCAAGACGACACAGTCGGCGTTCGTGAACTTTGTCAACGATGAGTATCGCTCGCTGCCCGACCAGCACGACCGTATCTTCAGCACGGTGGTCCGTTCCTCCTGGCAGTACTCGACCGTGACGGGCGTTGATTTTGATTACTGCTGGAACAAGGTGAAGCAGTGCATCCTGAACAACTTTGCGGGCGAAACGGAGAAAGGCATCTTTTCGCCGAGCGTCCAGAACACGCTCTACCTGGCGGAGAAGCAGGTGCTGGAGACGATACCGGAAATTTCGTCCATCGACATGACGATGCCAAACAAGCACTACTTCACGTTCGACTTCAGCAAGTTCCCGAAGGTGGTGAACGAGGTCGAGCTGAAGGAGGAGACGGTGTACGTGCCGGTGGACAAGCCGGCGGGCATCATCTACGCCCAGCTCGATCGGAAATCGGATCAGTACGTGAAGAGTAAGCTGTGAGATGGATGCCTGTGGTCGATGGATGGAGAACTGTGACCCGCGAAACCTGGCAACGCTAGTGGACtgtttgttcttgtttttgttctatGAACGCTAAGGTGTGTCCTCAAGTAAACGTTAGCGTAAGTGATGATGTCATGCCAAGCTTCTTAGCATGGTCATCTTGGCTGGAATGTACCTCTGTCCCGTGAATTATTGCTGAATGTTTGCACGACTTTGAAGCGCCAATTGTTAATACttatcgtttgtttttgtggtcAAAATGATGCTCCAAAAAGGTTATGATTCATGCAAACAAACGACACTTTTCGAATGTTTGCGTGGTGGGCAGTGAAGagtgaaataattaattctTTGAAATTGATGCACACACCCTTTGGAACATGCATCAAAGGATTGGAGGGAAAATCAATCTGTTTGATTGAAGCGTTGAGTGTGGGAAGTGCatttgtatcattttttttgtgcatttatTACACTCCCACAGAGTAGCAGAGCAGCCAGAACGTTCCAGTTTGATTGTTAATATAAGTCAATAAGGATAATTTTATCTCAATAAATGATATTATAGCATTATTTCGCGATTTTGTCCTTTTCCCAGAATATATTCTACAAGATTCCTTCGTGGTAATTAAATAGCTCTTAAAGTTGATCTATTCCTATCGGAACTTCCTCCAATAGATGTCGTAATCCCTTACAAACTCCCTCAAAGTATTGCCCCACTCTCCTGTGGGCAGCGATTTATGAATACCGGATGTCCCTTTCCCGAGATCCGACACTAAGAACCTCATAAAGTGTAATCAATCGGCAGTATAAGTCACTTACCGTGAACAAGAAATACAGATTAGCAAAGCTTTTCGATGAAGCAATCAAGCTGCCAGAACCCGCCGATACCCGACGATTGACGGTGGTGCAGCATAATAAAAGACGTGCGTAATTGTCCCCAACTCTACGGCAGCTTAATAGAGCCCTCAGACTGGTTGGTTTTACGATTACGATGACGATATAGTACTTGGTGCTGGTACATCAGGGAAAAAGGGCACCGGTTTTGGCCACTTTCGCGTCAAACTCAAACAACGTCCAGTATTGAGTGGACTTGGACACGATACTGTAGGATGGGACATTTCATCATCTCGGGGTTGGAGTGGAATTTGGGGACACGGCCCTTGAGGTGGAACAGGAAACGCAATAGAAGTTTCACTTTTGCACCGGCCGGAAGTGACACAACACAAGCGATGAAAGGGCGCGACAAACAATGAGTGAGGCAGAGAGATAAAGGGAGGGGAGTTCAGTTTTGGAAATACCCGCAATGGAACTGGTGGGTGAGCAAATGGGCGCTCGCGGTAAAGTAAACTCCAAAGTCAACAAAGGCTTAACTTTAAAACCATCTTCCTGCCGTCAGCACCATTCGTTCGCCAAAGACGAGGCACGAGAGCGAGTGTTGCAAACGTGAATGGGGGAGAAGAGTGCGAGAGAGTGAGTCGTCCTGGGAGGTACGTTTACCGACACACTCATTAAAATATTGATGAGCTCAAAAGTTGCGCGCTTATCCGATACTTTGATCAGTTGGAAGTTGAAGCTGAAGTGGATTGGACCGGGTCAGTTTGCGGCGTGTGGCCACAGTGGGTTTTAGAAGCCGCAAACAACGCTAGTATCAATTTTGAGTGCAAAGTGGACGAAAGTTGAAGAAACAAAGTTGCTTTTTGCCAATGTTCCGGGCAAGATGTTGTCTTGAGAGGGATTGTGAGTGCGAGTGCAATAGAACGTAATTACTGTGAACTCCCCAAACTCCCCAGCATTGTAATGGCAAAGCTAATCGCAAACTCAATTATAAAGTTCACGCTACGGTTGAGCTTATTACAACTCGCCATCGCGTCATCCGGTGCTGTCGTCACGGTTACGGGTGAGGATGTTCAGAACGGACGTCCGCCAACCGAAGCCTACTTCAGGATGATCAATGACTACGAAGATGTGCATGCCGCGCAGAAGCTCCAGGACCGTTCGGATGCGTTTGCACTGTCGAGCGATCGTCGCAGTGTGGTAGAGTGTGGTGGCGTTTACAAACGATTGCAGAGTGAGATCCGATCGCCTGGTTTCCCTGCAGACTACCAAGGGCATCTCCACTGCGAGTACACGTTCAAGTCACCGTTCGTTTGCAGCAGTCAGTATCACTTCCAGTTTTTGGAGTTTTCACTGGAACCCTCGCGCAACTGCAGCAAGGACCGGCTAGTGATCGGTGAGGAGGAAGTGCTGTGCGGTACGGTGATCGGATCGAAGCTGTACGATGCACCGGGTGGTGTGTTGCGGGTTAAGTTTGTGACCGATGGATGGGGCTCGGGACGTGGCTTTCGGTTGCTGGTTACCCGACAGCCCTGTAGCGAGGACAATGAGGCGGCGGAGTCTTCAACGGCGTACACCATGTACACGACGATCCAAGTTGCGGATGAAACAGAATCGAGCGGAGAAGAGGGTGCCACAGAGCGACCGGAAAGCGTGTCGAACGATGTGAAGCATGTGAGCAGTCGTCAGGATATACCGC
Proteins encoded:
- the LOC120958706 gene encoding uricase, with product MMSRKLIDESREGYLENENSPFLISNYGYGKDSVKVMHVVRNGLVHTIKEFEVGTKLKLRSQKDYLEGDNSDIVATDSQKNTVYLLARKHGLKSPEEFGILLCHHFLSKYSHVEEVSIHIEEYPWSRMGFGTGPYKDLHNHAFVFTPTAIRYTDVTQKRTEIKPTVISGLTDLRVLKTTQSAFVNFVNDEYRSLPDQHDRIFSTVVRSSWQYSTVTGVDFDYCWNKVKQCILNNFAGETEKGIFSPSVQNTLYLAEKQVLETIPEISSIDMTMPNKHYFTFDFSKFPKVVNEVELKEETVYVPVDKPAGIIYAQLDRKSDQYVKSKL